One stretch of Pseudomonas azotoformans DNA includes these proteins:
- a CDS encoding PqiB family protein yields the protein MSDLPKAKTRPASNWSAIWVLPLIALIIGGWLGWRAYSQQGIDIQVRFESGEGIQVNKTEVVYKGMPVGKVKALALDDEGNNRGVIATIEMNKDVEQYLKTNTRFWLVKPSVSLAGITGLETLVSGNYIAASPGDGEPTRKFKALSEEPPLSDAKPGLHLTIKADRLGSLNRGSPVFYKQIQVGQVKSYLLSEDQSTVEIKVYIEPTYASLVRKHTRFWNASGISIDANLSGVKVRSESLSSIVAGGIAFATPENRKDSPPTDPSLPFRLYEDFDAAAAGIKVKVTLSDFEGLQAGRTPVMYKGIQVGSLKTLKINPDLSSANAELTLDPLAEDYLVQDTQFWVVKPSISLAGITGLEALVKGNYIAIRPGDKGTPPQREYVARAKAPPLDLRSPGLHMVLFTDNLGSLDVGSPILYKQVKVGSVQSYQFSRKNKQLVIGVHIEKEYENLVNGSTRFWNASGVTLTGGLTGGIQVKSESLASLMAGGIAFETPEQNVPLKKRIPRFRLFADREAANQHGTLVTIKVDRADGMRPGTPVRFKGLDVGKIESVDLSADMQSVLLSARITQVADRIARVGSQFWVVKPELGLMKTANLETLVTGQYIEVQPAVKNAGPQKSFVALDQPPEAAHQEAGLSLTLSAARRGSLKEGVPVTYREVTVGKVTGYELGQTADRVLIHILIEPKYAPLVRSGSRFWNTSGFGLDFGLFKGATVRTESLETLVAGGIAFATPDGERMGNAARPQQTFPLFDKFEDEWLTWAPKIPLGK from the coding sequence ATGAGTGATTTGCCAAAAGCTAAAACCCGCCCAGCCTCCAACTGGTCGGCCATTTGGGTGTTGCCTCTGATTGCCCTGATCATCGGTGGATGGCTGGGGTGGCGTGCCTATTCCCAGCAGGGCATCGACATCCAGGTGCGCTTTGAAAGCGGCGAAGGCATCCAGGTCAACAAGACCGAAGTGGTCTACAAAGGCATGCCGGTGGGCAAGGTCAAGGCCCTGGCGTTGGATGACGAGGGTAACAATCGCGGGGTGATTGCCACCATCGAGATGAACAAGGACGTCGAACAATACCTGAAGACCAATACCCGTTTCTGGCTGGTCAAGCCGAGTGTCAGCCTCGCTGGCATCACCGGCCTGGAAACCCTGGTGTCGGGTAACTACATCGCCGCCAGCCCGGGCGACGGTGAGCCCACACGCAAGTTCAAGGCGCTCTCCGAAGAGCCGCCCCTGTCCGACGCCAAGCCCGGTTTGCACCTGACCATCAAGGCTGACCGTCTCGGTTCGCTCAACCGTGGCAGCCCGGTGTTCTACAAGCAGATCCAGGTGGGCCAGGTCAAAAGCTATCTGCTCTCCGAAGACCAGAGTACCGTCGAGATCAAGGTCTATATCGAACCGACCTACGCCAGTCTCGTGCGCAAACACACACGTTTCTGGAACGCCAGCGGCATCAGCATCGATGCGAACCTCTCCGGCGTGAAAGTGCGCAGCGAATCCCTCTCCAGCATCGTTGCCGGCGGCATCGCCTTCGCCACGCCGGAGAACCGCAAGGACAGTCCGCCTACGGATCCGAGCCTGCCATTCCGGCTGTACGAAGATTTCGACGCCGCTGCGGCCGGCATCAAGGTCAAGGTCACACTCTCCGACTTCGAAGGCCTGCAGGCCGGCCGTACACCGGTGATGTACAAAGGTATTCAGGTCGGCAGCCTGAAAACGCTGAAGATCAACCCAGACCTTTCCAGTGCTAACGCCGAACTGACCCTTGATCCCCTGGCTGAAGATTACCTGGTACAGGACACTCAGTTCTGGGTGGTCAAACCGTCTATTTCCCTGGCGGGTATCACTGGGCTTGAAGCCTTGGTCAAAGGTAACTACATCGCCATTCGCCCAGGTGACAAAGGGACGCCTCCACAGCGTGAGTACGTCGCACGGGCCAAGGCGCCACCATTGGACCTGCGTTCCCCTGGCCTGCACATGGTGCTGTTTACCGACAACCTCGGCTCTCTGGATGTCGGCAGCCCGATTCTCTACAAGCAGGTCAAGGTCGGCTCGGTGCAGAGCTACCAGTTCTCGCGCAAGAACAAACAATTGGTGATCGGCGTCCACATCGAGAAGGAATACGAAAACCTGGTCAACGGTTCGACACGCTTCTGGAATGCCAGCGGCGTCACCCTGACCGGTGGCCTCACTGGCGGCATCCAAGTGAAGAGTGAATCCCTTGCCAGCTTGATGGCTGGCGGTATCGCCTTCGAAACACCCGAGCAGAACGTTCCGCTGAAAAAGCGCATCCCACGTTTCCGTCTGTTTGCCGACCGCGAGGCCGCCAACCAGCACGGTACCCTGGTGACCATCAAGGTCGACCGCGCCGACGGCATGCGCCCTGGTACACCGGTACGTTTCAAAGGTCTGGACGTGGGCAAGATCGAAAGTGTCGACCTCAGTGCCGACATGCAGTCGGTGTTGCTCAGTGCACGTATCACCCAGGTGGCGGATCGGATCGCCCGCGTCGGCAGCCAGTTCTGGGTGGTCAAGCCTGAGTTGGGCCTGATGAAAACCGCCAACCTGGAAACCCTGGTCACCGGGCAATACATCGAAGTACAACCGGCTGTGAAAAACGCCGGCCCGCAGAAGAGTTTCGTCGCGCTGGACCAGCCCCCTGAAGCTGCCCATCAGGAAGCCGGCCTGAGCCTGACCCTTAGCGCCGCACGCCGCGGTTCGCTGAAGGAGGGCGTACCAGTCACCTACCGCGAAGTCACCGTGGGCAAAGTCACCGGCTACGAGCTGGGCCAAACCGCCGACCGCGTGTTGATCCACATTCTGATCGAGCCCAAATATGCCCCGTTGGTCCGCAGCGGTAGCCGATTCTGGAACACCAGCGGCTTTGGCCTCGACTTCGGCCTGTTCAAGGGCGCAACCGTACGCACGGAATCCTTGGAAACGCTGGTCGCTGGCGGTATCGCCTTCGCCACACCCGATGGCGAGCGCATGGGCAATGCCGCCCGGCCACAGCAAACCTTCCCGCTGTTCGACAAGTTTGAAGATGAGTGGCTGACCTGGGCACCTAAAATTCCGCTCGGCAAATAA
- the mksE gene encoding Mks condensin complex protein MksE gives MHLDLSELSQLAPIFRELFKGYHVSRRDPELYAQLSNFQDQYRTLFKALGFELVCDTRGFYYFVPDTAVAAAQVNKTAQRLALFTFIIVEHLADQGRDPIAVLDGGSLGRDELPSLLEKYRDLFIQAEVQTQEELEEKIMRRMTQLGFASEDNGIYRFLPPMHRFLDVCLSVQQDRDLAASVHSVLPLPAPVIIDEDSDEKLLKTDDPLDLSDFADESEEDALARAIAEEQETDA, from the coding sequence ATGCATCTTGATCTATCCGAACTGTCCCAGCTGGCGCCAATCTTTCGCGAGCTGTTCAAGGGTTACCACGTCAGCCGCCGCGACCCGGAGCTGTACGCACAACTGTCGAACTTCCAGGACCAGTACCGCACGCTGTTCAAGGCCCTGGGCTTTGAACTGGTGTGCGACACGCGGGGCTTCTACTACTTCGTGCCGGACACTGCCGTGGCCGCCGCGCAGGTCAACAAGACCGCCCAGCGCCTGGCGCTGTTCACCTTCATCATCGTCGAGCACCTGGCCGACCAGGGCCGCGACCCGATCGCCGTGCTTGACGGTGGCAGCCTCGGCCGTGATGAGCTGCCGTCGTTGCTGGAGAAATACCGTGACCTGTTTATCCAGGCCGAAGTGCAGACCCAGGAAGAACTCGAAGAAAAAATCATGCGCCGCATGACCCAGCTGGGTTTTGCCAGCGAAGACAACGGCATCTATCGCTTCCTGCCGCCGATGCACCGCTTCCTCGATGTGTGCCTGTCGGTGCAGCAAGACCGCGACCTGGCAGCCAGCGTGCACAGCGTGTTGCCGCTGCCGGCACCGGTGATCATCGACGAAGACAGCGATGAGAAATTGCTGAAAACCGATGACCCACTCGACTTGAGCGACTTCGCCGATGAAAGCGAAGAAGACGCCCTGGCCCGCGCCATTGCCGAAGAACAGGAGACCGATGCATGA
- the mksF gene encoding Mks condensin complex protein MksF: MSKERYGIRRFALLNTAGYSLGLFPLEEPLSVYGANNLGKSASINALQFPILARMSDMSFGKYTLEQSRRFYFATDTSYILVEVSLPHGPHVIGVVGRGPGGGFGHQFFAYAGKLDLAHYQKNDTCLRQKELFTNLEREGLKAYELKPDELRRLLVGGHTSIPLDLTLIPLRSTSEQSLKTFRALFINLLHMREITAAKLKQLFLDAFEHSLRSGSVDYIAACEEAFRDVRRMEQDYNSLVAAGPLVEALSNGVKQRDILRGKLHRLSPLLDSLLGTWSDYASARKEELTIQAEHYRNEQDALQNDQRGGTQELMRLEREISGIQRWLGELSVLKHRFALVDDVKVLEQQLLAAKDAHDELAGALAQSRQFSAEDLDERLRDLEKRLKSVKQQLDHADNNSYAKLREEFSQQDVERLMRLFNSSLFSLPLGEHGITLDEDGQWVKSLEQILDGFKGERFEVPGLSIDISHIEPPALQALADRAALRDQKERLEKELKQLKTQQAVASDRAASKTQTEALYQQVLDAQKALEDFRRAQTLSAEEGEKLENLAQMEAAQDELKRSSDAFTERVQQLSAKLQLVGRQIGDMEAKQRTLDDALRRRQLLPADLPFGTPFMDPVDDSMDNLLPLLNDYQDSWQGLLRADGQIEALYAQVRLKGVAKFDSEDDVERRLQLLINAYAHRTDEALTLGKARRAAVTDIARTLRNIRSDYDSLEHQLALFNREINKRQVSNLQSFRIVLAPNKEALKHIDQIIHSAGQYEEGETLSVFDLSQSAEQDNKNEEAKEYLARLVAANHNQLGLKDLFELAFEITKVHGQPVIHTDIDGAASNGTTMTIKALTNMYLLLHLMDRDQAGRVRLPYYLDEAADIDEKNQAALLETSLQLGFVPILASVKPQVSAQVAIDLEGGSGPNGIYIDEADWKYIRRHDVVKATMNVQADEPELDEV, translated from the coding sequence ATGAGCAAGGAACGCTACGGCATCCGCCGCTTCGCCCTATTGAACACCGCCGGCTACAGCCTGGGCCTGTTCCCGCTGGAAGAGCCGCTGTCCGTGTATGGCGCGAACAACCTGGGTAAATCCGCCTCGATCAACGCCTTGCAGTTCCCGATCCTGGCGCGCATGTCGGACATGAGTTTCGGCAAGTACACCCTGGAACAATCGCGGCGCTTCTACTTCGCCACCGACACCAGCTACATCCTCGTGGAAGTCTCGCTGCCCCACGGCCCCCATGTGATCGGCGTGGTCGGGCGTGGCCCGGGCGGTGGTTTCGGTCACCAGTTCTTCGCCTATGCCGGCAAGCTGGACCTGGCGCACTACCAGAAGAATGACACCTGCCTGCGTCAGAAAGAGCTGTTCACCAACCTCGAGCGCGAAGGCCTGAAAGCCTACGAACTCAAGCCGGATGAACTGCGTCGCTTGCTGGTGGGCGGGCATACGTCGATCCCGCTGGACCTGACGTTGATTCCACTGCGCTCCACCAGCGAGCAGAGCCTGAAGACCTTCCGCGCACTGTTTATCAACCTGCTGCACATGCGTGAAATCACCGCGGCCAAGCTCAAGCAATTGTTCCTGGATGCGTTTGAGCACAGCCTGCGCTCGGGTAGCGTGGACTACATCGCGGCGTGCGAAGAAGCCTTCCGTGATGTGCGACGGATGGAGCAGGACTACAACTCCCTGGTTGCAGCTGGCCCGTTGGTTGAAGCGCTGTCCAATGGCGTGAAGCAGCGCGACATTTTGCGCGGCAAATTGCATCGCCTATCGCCGCTGCTGGATTCGTTGCTCGGCACTTGGTCGGACTACGCCAGCGCGCGCAAGGAAGAACTGACGATCCAGGCCGAACACTACCGCAACGAGCAGGACGCGTTGCAGAACGACCAACGTGGCGGCACCCAGGAGCTGATGCGCCTGGAGCGGGAAATCAGCGGTATCCAGCGTTGGCTGGGCGAGTTGTCGGTGCTCAAGCATCGCTTTGCCCTGGTGGATGACGTGAAGGTGCTGGAGCAGCAACTGCTGGCGGCCAAGGATGCCCACGATGAACTGGCGGGCGCCCTGGCGCAGTCGCGGCAGTTCAGTGCCGAGGATCTGGACGAGCGTTTGCGCGATCTGGAAAAGCGCCTGAAGTCGGTCAAGCAGCAGCTCGATCACGCGGACAACAACAGCTACGCCAAACTGCGGGAGGAATTCTCACAGCAAGACGTCGAGCGTCTGATGCGCCTGTTCAACAGTTCGTTGTTCAGCCTGCCGTTGGGCGAACATGGCATCACGCTGGACGAGGACGGCCAGTGGGTCAAATCCCTGGAGCAGATACTCGACGGCTTCAAGGGTGAGCGCTTTGAAGTACCGGGGCTGTCCATCGACATCTCCCATATCGAACCGCCGGCCTTGCAGGCCCTGGCGGATCGCGCGGCGTTGCGCGACCAGAAAGAGCGCCTGGAGAAAGAACTCAAGCAACTGAAAACCCAGCAGGCTGTCGCGTCTGACCGTGCCGCGAGCAAGACTCAGACAGAAGCGCTGTACCAGCAGGTGCTCGATGCGCAGAAGGCGCTGGAAGACTTCCGCCGTGCGCAAACCCTGAGCGCGGAGGAAGGCGAAAAGCTGGAAAACCTGGCGCAGATGGAAGCCGCACAAGACGAGTTGAAGCGTTCCAGTGATGCGTTCACCGAGCGTGTTCAGCAACTGTCGGCGAAGCTGCAACTGGTGGGCCGCCAGATCGGCGACATGGAAGCCAAGCAACGCACGCTGGACGACGCGTTGCGTCGCCGTCAATTGTTACCGGCGGATTTGCCGTTCGGCACACCGTTCATGGACCCGGTCGACGACTCCATGGACAACCTGCTGCCGCTGCTCAATGACTATCAGGACAGCTGGCAAGGCTTGTTGCGCGCCGATGGCCAGATCGAAGCGCTGTACGCCCAGGTCCGCCTCAAGGGCGTGGCCAAGTTCGACAGCGAGGATGATGTCGAGCGCCGCCTGCAATTGCTGATCAATGCCTATGCGCACCGCACGGATGAAGCGCTGACACTCGGCAAGGCCCGCCGTGCGGCGGTCACCGATATCGCACGGACCCTGCGCAACATCCGCAGCGACTACGACAGCCTTGAGCATCAACTGGCGTTGTTCAACCGTGAGATCAACAAGCGCCAAGTCTCCAACCTGCAAAGCTTCCGCATCGTGCTGGCGCCGAACAAGGAAGCGCTCAAGCATATCGACCAGATCATCCACAGTGCCGGTCAGTATGAAGAAGGCGAAACCCTGTCGGTGTTCGACCTGAGCCAGAGCGCCGAGCAGGACAACAAGAACGAAGAAGCCAAGGAGTACCTGGCGCGGCTGGTGGCAGCCAACCATAACCAGCTGGGTCTCAAGGACTTGTTCGAGCTGGCGTTCGAGATCACCAAGGTGCATGGCCAGCCGGTGATCCACACTGACATCGATGGCGCCGCGTCCAACGGCACCACCATGACCATCAAGGCGCTGACCAACATGTACTTGTTGCTGCACTTGATGGACCGTGACCAGGCCGGGCGTGTGCGTTTGCCGTACTACCTTGACGAAGCGGCGGACATCGATGAGAAGAACCAGGCTGCCCTGTTGGAGACCAGCTTGCAGCTGGGCTTCGTACCGATCCTGGCCAGTGTGAAGCCGCAGGTCTCCGCCCAGGTGGCGATCGACCTGGAAGGCGGCAGCGGGCCGAATGGGATCTACATCGATGAGGCGGACTGGAAGTACATCCGTCGTCATGATGTGGTGAAGGCGACGATGAATGTGCAGGCGGATGAGCCGGAGCTGGATGAAGTCTGA
- a CDS encoding paraquat-inducible protein A: MRAIDAGILICTECHELNKQDADSDEQTCTRCGALIHARRPNSLTRTWALLITAAILYIPANLLPIMTINSLGQGDPSTIMAGVIQLVQHGMYPIAAVVFIASILVPTFKLVGIGLLLFSVQRHQPLSAQQRIVMYRFIEFIGRWSMLDIFVIAILVAVVNFGRLASVEANLGAAAFASVVILTMLAAVTFDPRLIWDNTESDDDHE; this comes from the coding sequence ATGCGGGCGATTGATGCAGGCATTCTGATTTGTACCGAATGCCACGAGTTGAACAAGCAAGACGCTGATAGCGACGAGCAAACCTGTACCCGTTGTGGTGCGCTGATCCATGCCCGTCGCCCCAACAGCCTTACCCGTACCTGGGCGCTGCTGATCACCGCGGCGATCTTGTACATTCCCGCCAACCTGTTACCTATCATGACCATCAATTCGCTTGGCCAGGGTGACCCCAGCACTATCATGGCTGGGGTGATTCAACTGGTGCAGCATGGCATGTACCCGATCGCGGCTGTGGTGTTCATCGCCAGCATCCTGGTGCCAACCTTCAAGCTGGTCGGCATAGGTCTGCTACTGTTCTCGGTGCAGCGTCACCAACCGTTGTCCGCGCAACAACGCATTGTGATGTACCGCTTTATCGAATTCATTGGCCGCTGGTCCATGCTGGATATCTTCGTGATCGCCATCCTGGTGGCGGTTGTTAACTTTGGGCGACTTGCCAGTGTCGAGGCCAATCTCGGCGCTGCGGCGTTCGCCAGTGTGGTGATCTTGACGATGCTTGCCGCAGTAACTTTTGATCCCCGACTGATTTGGGACAACACGGAGTCGGACGACGACCATGAGTGA
- a CDS encoding paraquat-inducible protein A: MPDPADALELSDLPLDDLVACHECDLLMRKPVLALGEKAQCPRCGYELYAHRHNVVERSLALVLAALLLYVPANFLPIMQLNLLGQSSEDTVWSGVVGLFDTGMQGVAVVVFLCSMGIPLLKLLCQLAVLLSIRWNVGRSYGLLLYRIYHHMKDWGMLEVYLMGVLVAIVKLADMAAITVGLGLVCFVSLLVVQVLLEVVMSPHQIWQALSGEDDHAGD, translated from the coding sequence ATGCCCGATCCGGCTGATGCCCTCGAGCTATCGGATTTACCACTGGACGACCTGGTGGCATGCCATGAGTGCGACTTGCTGATGCGCAAACCGGTGCTCGCCCTCGGCGAAAAAGCCCAATGCCCGCGTTGCGGTTACGAGCTGTACGCTCACCGCCACAATGTCGTTGAGCGAAGTCTCGCCTTGGTGCTGGCAGCACTGCTGCTGTATGTCCCCGCGAACTTTCTACCCATCATGCAGCTCAATCTACTTGGGCAGTCTTCCGAAGACACCGTGTGGAGTGGCGTCGTTGGTTTGTTCGACACCGGCATGCAAGGTGTCGCCGTTGTCGTTTTTCTGTGCAGCATGGGCATCCCCTTGCTCAAGCTGCTTTGCCAATTGGCAGTGCTGCTCAGCATCCGCTGGAATGTCGGGCGTAGTTATGGGCTACTGCTGTACCGCATTTACCATCACATGAAAGATTGGGGAATGCTGGAGGTCTATTTGATGGGCGTACTGGTGGCGATCGTAAAGCTCGCCGACATGGCCGCCATCACGGTCGGCCTGGGGCTGGTCTGCTTTGTCAGCCTATTGGTGGTTCAGGTGTTGCTTGAGGTGGTGATGTCGCCCCACCAGATCTGGCAAGCGCTATCAGGAGAGGATGATCATGCGGGCGATTGA
- a CDS encoding aspartate aminotransferase family protein, giving the protein MNMPENAPSSLASQLKLDAHWMPYTANRNFQRDPRLIVAAEGSWLTDDKGRKVYDSLSGLWTCGAGHTRKEIQEAVAKQLGTLDYSPGFQYGHPLSFQLAEKITDLTPGNLNHVFFTDSGSECADTAVKMVRAYWRLKGQATKTKMIGRARGYHGVNIAGTSLGGVNGNRKLFGQGLMDVDHLPHTLLASNAFSRGMPEQGGIALADELLKLIELHDASNIAAVFVEPMAGSAGVLVPPQGYLKRLREICDQHNILLVFDEVITGFGRTGSMFGADSFGVTPDLMCIAKQVTNGAIPMGAVIASSEIYQTFMNQATPEYAVEFPHGYTYSAHPVACAAGLAALDLLQKENLVQSVAEVAPHFENALHGLKGSKNVIDIRNYGLAGAIQIAPRDGDAIVRPFEAGMALWKAGFYVRFGGDTLQFGPTFNSKPQDLDRLFDAVGEVLNKID; this is encoded by the coding sequence ATGAACATGCCCGAAAACGCCCCATCGTCCCTGGCCAGCCAATTGAAGTTGGACGCGCACTGGATGCCGTACACCGCCAATCGTAACTTCCAGCGTGACCCGCGGCTGATTGTGGCCGCCGAAGGAAGCTGGTTGACCGATGACAAAGGCCGCAAGGTCTATGACTCATTGTCGGGCCTGTGGACCTGTGGTGCCGGGCATACGCGCAAGGAGATTCAGGAAGCAGTCGCCAAGCAGCTGGGCACGTTGGACTACTCGCCGGGCTTCCAATACGGTCATCCATTGTCCTTCCAATTGGCGGAAAAGATCACCGACCTGACCCCTGGCAACCTGAACCATGTGTTCTTCACCGACTCCGGCTCCGAGTGCGCCGATACCGCCGTGAAGATGGTGCGTGCGTACTGGCGCCTGAAGGGCCAGGCCACCAAGACCAAGATGATTGGCCGCGCCCGTGGCTATCATGGTGTGAACATTGCCGGTACCAGCCTGGGTGGCGTCAACGGCAACCGTAAGCTGTTTGGCCAGGGCTTGATGGACGTTGACCATTTGCCGCACACCTTGCTGGCGAGCAATGCCTTCTCCCGTGGCATGCCGGAACAGGGCGGTATCGCGCTGGCAGACGAACTGCTCAAGCTGATCGAATTGCACGACGCGTCGAACATCGCCGCGGTATTTGTCGAGCCAATGGCCGGCTCCGCGGGTGTGCTGGTGCCGCCACAGGGTTATCTCAAGCGTCTGCGTGAGATCTGTGATCAGCACAACATCCTGCTGGTGTTCGATGAAGTGATCACCGGTTTCGGCCGTACCGGCTCGATGTTCGGTGCCGACAGCTTCGGCGTGACCCCGGACCTGATGTGCATCGCCAAGCAAGTCACCAACGGCGCGATCCCGATGGGCGCGGTGATTGCCAGCAGCGAGATCTACCAGACCTTCATGAACCAGGCGACGCCGGAGTACGCGGTGGAATTCCCCCACGGCTACACCTACTCGGCGCACCCGGTGGCCTGCGCGGCTGGCCTGGCGGCATTGGACCTGTTGCAGAAGGAAAACCTGGTGCAGAGCGTCGCTGAAGTTGCCCCGCACTTTGAGAATGCGCTGCATGGCTTGAAGGGCAGCAAGAACGTGATCGACATCCGCAACTACGGCCTGGCCGGCGCGATCCAGATTGCCCCGCGTGATGGTGATGCCATCGTGCGTCCGTTCGAGGCTGGCATGGCCTTGTGGAAAGCCGGTTTCTACGTGCGCTTTGGCGGTGACACGCTGCAGTTCGGGCCAACCTTCAATAGTAAGCCGCAGGACCTGGATCGCCTGTTCGATGCGGTCGGCGAAGTGCTTAACAAGATCGACTGA
- a CDS encoding CoA-acylating methylmalonate-semialdehyde dehydrogenase: MSLIQHLINGELVNDSGRSADVYNPSTGQVIHQVPLASRETIQQAIDSAKAAFPAWRNTPPAKRAQVMFRFKQLLEQNEARISQLISEEHGKTLEDAAGELKRGIENVEYACSAPEILKGEYSRNVGPNIDAWSDFQPLGVVAGITPFNFPAMVPLWMYPLAIVCGNCFILKPSERDPSSTLLIAQLLQEAGLPKGVLSVVHGDKGAVDALIEAPEVKALSFVGSTPIAEYIYSEATKRGKRVQALGGAKNHAVLMPDADLDNAVSALMGAAYGSCGERCMAISVAVCVGDQVADALIAKLVPQVKALKIGAGTSCGLDMGPLVTGQARDKVSGYIEDGVSAGAKLVVDGRGLSVAGHEEGFFLGGSLFDHVMPEMRIYKEEIFGPVLCVVRVDSLEAAMQLINDHEYGNGTCIFTRDGEAARLFCDEIEVGMVGVNVPLPVPVAYHSFGGWKRSLFGDLHAYGPDGVRFYTRRKAITQRWPQRASHEASQFAFPSL; this comes from the coding sequence ATGAGCCTTATCCAGCATTTGATCAACGGTGAGTTGGTCAATGATTCCGGCCGTAGTGCCGACGTGTACAACCCGTCGACCGGCCAGGTGATTCATCAAGTGCCGTTGGCCAGTCGTGAAACCATCCAACAGGCGATCGACTCCGCGAAGGCAGCGTTCCCGGCCTGGCGTAATACGCCGCCGGCCAAGCGTGCGCAGGTGATGTTTCGTTTCAAGCAATTGCTGGAACAGAACGAAGCGCGTATCTCGCAATTGATCAGCGAAGAGCATGGCAAGACGCTAGAAGATGCCGCCGGTGAATTGAAGCGCGGTATCGAGAACGTCGAGTACGCGTGCTCGGCGCCGGAGATTCTGAAGGGCGAGTACAGCCGTAACGTAGGACCGAACATTGATGCATGGTCAGATTTCCAGCCGCTGGGCGTGGTGGCCGGTATTACGCCGTTCAACTTCCCGGCGATGGTGCCGCTGTGGATGTACCCGCTGGCGATCGTTTGCGGTAACTGTTTCATCCTGAAGCCATCGGAGCGTGATCCGAGCTCGACATTGCTGATTGCACAACTGCTGCAGGAAGCCGGGCTGCCCAAAGGCGTGCTCAGCGTGGTGCACGGTGACAAGGGCGCGGTGGATGCGCTGATCGAAGCGCCGGAAGTGAAAGCGCTGAGCTTCGTGGGCTCGACGCCGATTGCTGAGTACATCTATTCCGAAGCAACCAAGCGTGGCAAGCGCGTACAGGCATTGGGTGGGGCGAAGAACCACGCGGTGCTGATGCCGGATGCAGATCTGGATAACGCCGTCAGCGCTCTGATGGGGGCAGCATACGGCTCCTGCGGTGAGCGTTGCATGGCGATCTCGGTGGCGGTGTGCGTGGGCGACCAGGTGGCGGATGCGTTGATCGCCAAGCTGGTGCCGCAGGTCAAGGCACTGAAGATCGGGGCGGGGACGTCGTGTGGCCTGGATATGGGGCCGCTGGTGACCGGTCAGGCGCGGGATAAGGTGAGTGGCTATATAGAAGACGGTGTCTCAGCGGGCGCCAAGTTGGTGGTTGATGGGCGTGGGCTGAGTGTTGCGGGCCATGAAGAAGGTTTCTTCTTGGGCGGTAGTCTGTTTGATCATGTGATGCCTGAAATGCGTATCTACAAAGAAGAGATCTTTGGGCCCGTGTTGTGTGTGGTGCGGGTGGATAGCCTGGAAGCGGCCATGCAACTGATCAACGATCATGAATACGGTAACGGTACGTGTATCTTCACCCGTGACGGTGAGGCGGCACGTCTGTTCTGTGACGAGATTGAAGTAGGTATGGTGGGCGTGAACGTTCCATTGCCGGTGCCGGTGGCGTATCACAGCTTTGGTGGCTGGAAGCGCTCGCTGTTTGGCGACCTGCATGCCTACGGGCCGGATGGGGTGCGTTTCTATACCCGTCGCAAGGCGATTACCCAGCGTTGGCCGCAGCGGGCCAGTCATGAAGCCTCGCAGTTTGCTTTCCCTAGCTTATAA